DNA from Streptococcus parasuis:
TTATCTAAATCAAAGATAACTTGTTCAATATCTTGATCTCCGTCTTTGTCAACTTCTGTCAAGGTTGCTTGATTCCCTTTTACAGTCAACGTGTAGGTGTTATTTCCAGATGTTGCTGCATAAGTACCATCTAGCTCAGAGGTGTCAACTAACTTTACACCGTAACTTGTTGCTAGTTGACTTGCAGAAGTTGTATTTACTGATGAGGCTGATGATGCATTAGCTTGTGCTATTACCTGTTGATTGTCATCATCATCTGCAATTCCAACTTGTCGCTCAATTTGATCTCCTAATGCCTCTAGTTTATTTTCATAGACTTCTGCCGCGATAAAACCAGCCGTCACAAGTGCCAAGGCACCTACTGACAATAAGATAATCGATTTCTTACTCATGCCTGTAACCTTCTGTTTGACTGATTCCCAGATACCTGTTTTCTTATTTTCTGCCACTTCAATAATTTCTTGTTGTTGATTGTTATTTTCCATTTTGTCCTCTTTTTAACTTGTTTTCTTCAGCTCTTGCTGATAAGTCTATTATAGAGGATAGGTTTTAACACTTTAGAGAAACTTTCTAAACAAATTCTAAACACTAATAAATTAATCATTAAGACGATATCCTGCTCCCCAGACGGTCTCAATCAAATCCGATCCCAATTTATCTCGGAGCCGATTGACATGAACAGCAACTGTTGCACTATCTCCAACATAGTCATATCCCCAAATGGTTTCAAACAAGTGATCTTTAGAGAATACTCGGTTAGGGTGTTTTGCTAAATAAACAAGCAATTCAAATTCACGATTGGGCAATTTGATTTCCTGACCATCCAAAGTCACCTTCCAATTATCCAAGAAAATAGTCATATTCCCAACTGTTAATTCATTCTGATTATTATCCTTTTGAAAACGCTGGTAGCGAGCCAAATGAGCCTTTACACGCGCCACCAACTCCATAGGATCAAAAGGTTTGCTAATGTAATCATCCGCTCCCAAACCGAGTCCTCTCACCACGTCCATGGTTTCTTGCTTGGATGTAACCATCAAAATAGGGAAGTCCACCTTATCCCGTAAATCACGGCAAAGATCATAGCCTGTTTTGTTTGGAAGCATGACATCTAACATGAGAAGCGCGTAATCTTCTTTGTTCAATTGTTCTTCAACTAAACCTCCATCATGTACCAAATCTACTTGGTAGCCCTGCATTTCCAAATAATCTCGCTCCAAATATGCAATCTCTACATCATCTTCTGCGATTAAAATCCGTGTCATTTCATATCCTTTCTAGGTAATCTAAAGATAAATCGAAGACCTGGAGTTGCCTCAACAGACATTCGACCTCCCAAGCGTTCGATAATATTTTTTACAATCGCTAACCCCAGACCATGGCCTTCTACTTGCTGTCTGGTACCGTCTGCCCTGTAAAATTCTTCAAAAATTAAGTCAAGTCTATTCTTTTCTACACCTTTTCCGTTATCTGTAAAAGTCCAAACAACTTCTTGCTCCTGCATTTGTCCAGTAATACTGATTATCAGGGGCTTTACAGCGGCATATTTTCGTGCATTGTCCACCAAATTATCTAGAATTCTACGAAATTGAATTGGATCAATCTCAACTGGCAATCCATCCGATACTTCCAAACTAAACCGAATGTCCTCATCTACTAATTCCTCAGTTTTCTCTCTTACATAGGACTGTAAAAAGATGGCCAAATCAAGCTGGACTTTATCAAATGGCATTTTATCTGTCTGCAATTGTGAAAAAGCAAATAATTTTTCCAGCAAGTTTTCCATAAGCTGAGATTTTTGATAGATAACAGTCAAATACTGATTATGTTTTTCATCCGTATTGGCAATTCCATCCAAAATTCCCTTGGCATAACCTTTGATAGAAGTCAAAGGAGTCCGCAAATCGTGCGAAATATCTGCGACCATCTGGGTTCGATTTTGTTCATACAACTGATTTTTCTCACGAGCATCTAACAAAGAAGTCTGCATTTGATTGAACCCTTGGGTCAATTCTTCAAATTCCTTATCACCTTGATAAGTCAGAGGTGCTGTATAATCTCCCTGCTGAATACGTTTTACACCGCTATGCAATTCATTCAAAGGACGCATGACAACACCTAATAGACGGCGAGTAAAGAGGAAATTAAGCACGACTATGATGACAATACCTGCCCCACCAACCAAGAAAAGTTGCAAAAGAAAGGCTTGAAAATCCTGGCTTTCCTGTTGTTCTTCCAAGTCCTCTAACCAAGCATATAAATAGTAAATTTGGCCATTTGTTGCAATCTTTCGACTAATAATAACCTCACCATCAACATAAGAGGTATGAGTTGTAGTTGACACCGTTACTTCTGAAAGCTCATCTGCATCATCAGAAAGATTTGAAAACAAAATCTCTCCATTACTTTCTACATAGAGTTGAGCCCCATTCACAGATAAAGCGTCAGCTAAACTTGCAAAATCTGTGCCTGCAAAATTCTCTATACTCTGCTGACTTGCTGCTGTCTTCTGACTGGTGGATTGCCAAGTCCCTTGGTTACGATAAATGCTATTAACCACATAGATACTCACCCCTAACATAGCTATTAAAGATAAGACGAGCATTGTCATATTCACGCGAAAAATTCGTTTCTGTAAATTCATTCTTTTTCTCTTCTTGTCAATTTTTTTCACATTATAAGCAAATTTGCACAATTTGTAAAGCATAGAAAACTACAAAACTAAAAAGCCTAGTGAAACTAGACTTTTTTATAGATATTTTAATACCAACCATTTGCCAACCAGAATGCTTTGGCTGCTGACCATGAACCGTAACGACCGGCAACGTAAGCATCAGCTACGCGCTCTTGGTTTTCAACAGAGTAGTCTCCATTTAGGTACGTATTTGTCAATTGGTAACGACCAATATAGATACCATTTTGAGCATCATAGCTACCACCTGACTCTTTTTGTGCAATCCACTCTTTAGCTGCAGCATCTTCAGCACTCAAGTTTGAAGAATAAGAGCTAGTTGTAGTTGTTTCTGGTGTCGTAGCTGTTTCAGTCTCCTGAGTTGGTTGCGTTGAAGTAGCCACTTTTGTCACTTCACCCAACTCAATAGCTTGACCAACATGAATAAAATCAGGGTTAGTGATTTTGTTTTGCTCTGCTAATTTTTCGACGGTAGTGTTATATGTCAAAGCAATCTCTGACAATGTGTCCCCTGATTTTACAGTATAAGTGTCAGCGCTAACCACACCAGCACTTAAAATTGCGATGCCCGCAACCAAACCTAAAATAGTTGTTTTAATGTTCTGTTTAAATGTAATATTCATTATGTAAATACATTCCTTTCTGTTATGTTATCTATCATACACTTCAACTATTACTCTGAGTTTGAAAAAATATTACAAATATTACAGTGACATTGAGTTTACACTATAAAAGCGCTATTTACTGGCGTTTTCTACATATATTTACACGATTCTTTACATAAATATATTTGTTTTTTAAAAAAAGAAAATGCCTAGAAAAAACTAGGCATTATTTATTTTCTTAATACCATCCATTTGCTAACCAAAACTGGTAGGCTGCTGACCATGAACCATAGCGTTGCAAAACATAGGCATCTGCTACACGATCCTGATTTTCTGGTGAATGGTCTCCATTTAAATAAGCGCTATGTAGCTGATATCTTCCAATATATACTCCATTAGAAACCGTATAGCTACCTCCAGATTCTTTTTGTGCAATCCATTCTTTAGCAGAAACATCGTCAATAGTTGAACCAGCAGATGACTGATTAGCAGTGTTCATTGGATTTGAAACAGGTTGAATCACTTCTGAATGAGGAGTTACTTGTGAGATTACTTGTTCTGACTCAATAGCTGTTGGCTCCAAACTAGTTTCGCTTACATACATATCACTTTGAAGGTCCCCTGTTGTAGCGATAGTTCCA
Protein-coding regions in this window:
- a CDS encoding HAMP domain-containing sensor histidine kinase yields the protein MNLQKRIFRVNMTMLVLSLIAMLGVSIYVVNSIYRNQGTWQSTSQKTAASQQSIENFAGTDFASLADALSVNGAQLYVESNGEILFSNLSDDADELSEVTVSTTTHTSYVDGEVIISRKIATNGQIYYLYAWLEDLEEQQESQDFQAFLLQLFLVGGAGIVIIVVLNFLFTRRLLGVVMRPLNELHSGVKRIQQGDYTAPLTYQGDKEFEELTQGFNQMQTSLLDAREKNQLYEQNRTQMVADISHDLRTPLTSIKGYAKGILDGIANTDEKHNQYLTVIYQKSQLMENLLEKLFAFSQLQTDKMPFDKVQLDLAIFLQSYVREKTEELVDEDIRFSLEVSDGLPVEIDPIQFRRILDNLVDNARKYAAVKPLIISITGQMQEQEVVWTFTDNGKGVEKNRLDLIFEEFYRADGTRQQVEGHGLGLAIVKNIIERLGGRMSVEATPGLRFIFRLPRKDMK
- a CDS encoding response regulator transcription factor, giving the protein MTRILIAEDDVEIAYLERDYLEMQGYQVDLVHDGGLVEEQLNKEDYALLMLDVMLPNKTGYDLCRDLRDKVDFPILMVTSKQETMDVVRGLGLGADDYISKPFDPMELVARVKAHLARYQRFQKDNNQNELTVGNMTIFLDNWKVTLDGQEIKLPNREFELLVYLAKHPNRVFSKDHLFETIWGYDYVGDSATVAVHVNRLRDKLGSDLIETVWGAGYRLND
- a CDS encoding DUF3642 domain-containing protein, which encodes MENNNQQQEIIEVAENKKTGIWESVKQKVTGMSKKSIILLSVGALALVTAGFIAAEVYENKLEALGDQIERQVGIADDDDNQQVIAQANASSASSVNTTSASQLATSYGVKLVDTSELDGTYAATSGNNTYTLTVKGNQATLTEVDKDGDQDIEQVIFDLDKKLAYIDGEADSYTLNGPTLTLTEIDANETTLDKLIFTKQ
- a CDS encoding LysM peptidoglycan-binding domain-containing protein, encoding MNITFKQNIKTTILGLVAGIAILSAGVVSADTYTVKSGDTLSEIALTYNTTVEKLAEQNKITNPDFIHVGQAIELGEVTKVATSTQPTQETETATTPETTTTSSYSSNLSAEDAAAKEWIAQKESGGSYDAQNGIYIGRYQLTNTYLNGDYSVENQERVADAYVAGRYGSWSAAKAFWLANGWY